A genomic window from Solanum stenotomum isolate F172 chromosome 10, ASM1918654v1, whole genome shotgun sequence includes:
- the LOC125842466 gene encoding peptidyl-prolyl cis-trans isomerase CYP63-like isoform X3 — protein sequence MSKKKPQVFLDVSIDGDPVERMAFELFTDVAPKTAENFRALCTGEKGVSSKTGRPLHYKGTFFHHIVKGSVAQDAGLMVTTAFLVM from the exons ATGAGTAAGAAGAAACCACAGGTGTTCCTTGATGTTTCTATTGATGGTGACCCAGTTGAAAGAATGGCTTTTGAG CTTTTCACCGATGTTGCTCCAAAAACTGCAGAGAACTTTCGTGCACTGTGTACAG GGGAGAAAGGAGTCAGCTCTAAGACGGGAAGACCATTGCATTATAAAGGAACCTTTTTCCATCATATTGTCAAGGGATCTGTGGCTCAG GATGCAGGGCTGATGGTCACAACTGCATTTCTTGTGATGTAG
- the LOC125842466 gene encoding peptidyl-prolyl cis-trans isomerase CYP95-like isoform X2: MSKKKPQVFLDVSIDGDPVERMAFELFTDVAPKTAENFRALCTGEKGVSSKTGRPLHYKGTFFHHIVKGSVAQAGDLLRQDGNYGESIYGGKFPGWG, translated from the exons ATGAGTAAGAAGAAACCACAGGTGTTCCTTGATGTTTCTATTGATGGTGACCCAGTTGAAAGAATGGCTTTTGAG CTTTTCACCGATGTTGCTCCAAAAACTGCAGAGAACTTTCGTGCACTGTGTACAG GGGAGAAAGGAGTCAGCTCTAAGACGGGAAGACCATTGCATTATAAAGGAACCTTTTTCCATCATATTGTCAAGGGATCTGTGGCTCAG GCTGGTGACTTGCTGAGACAAGATG GGAACTATGGGGAAAGCATCTATGGGGGAAAGTTTCCAG GTTGGGGCTGA
- the LOC125842466 gene encoding peptidyl-prolyl cis-trans isomerase CYP95-like isoform X1 translates to MSKKKPQVFLDVSIDGDPVERMAFELFTDVAPKTAENFRALCTGEKGVSSKTGRPLHYKGTFFHHIVKGSVAQAGDLLRQDGNYGESIYGGKFPEQSQGNLL, encoded by the exons ATGAGTAAGAAGAAACCACAGGTGTTCCTTGATGTTTCTATTGATGGTGACCCAGTTGAAAGAATGGCTTTTGAG CTTTTCACCGATGTTGCTCCAAAAACTGCAGAGAACTTTCGTGCACTGTGTACAG GGGAGAAAGGAGTCAGCTCTAAGACGGGAAGACCATTGCATTATAAAGGAACCTTTTTCCATCATATTGTCAAGGGATCTGTGGCTCAG GCTGGTGACTTGCTGAGACAAGATG GGAACTATGGGGAAAGCATCTATGGGGGAAAGTTTCCAG AACAATCCCAGGGAAATCTATTATAA